The genome window TCCGCATCGCCTCCTGTATGCGATTTTCGCCAAAGAGCACGTGGCCTTGCCGTAGCACCGGCCGGATATGCTCGGCGTCGAAGGTTTTCGTCACCGCCACGAGCTTCACGGAAGCCGGATCGCGCCCCGCGTTCTGCGCCGCGCGCCACACGCGCTCGCGGATCGAAAGATATGCGTCTTCAACGGCGCTGGAATTGAACGGTTGATCGTCTGTGCTCATGTCGTCCGCTTCTCTTGACCGAGGCTCCCTTTCAACTTCATATCACGCAAACCTTTTTGCCGCGCTTTCGCGCGAGGAACATGACCCATGGCACAGGAACGCTACAACGCGCCGGAGCGCGAGAAACATTGGCAGGGGATTTGGGAAGAGCAACAGACTTTTCTCACCTCCACCGATCGCTCCAGGCCTAAATATTACGTGCTGGAGATGTTCCCCTACCCGTCCGGCCGCATCCATGTGGGCCACGTCCGCAACTACACGATGGGCGATGTCGTGGCGCGCTACAAGCGGGCGCGGGGCTTTAATGTGCTGCATCCCTTCGGGTGGGACGCGTTCGGTCTCCCGGCGGAGAACGCCGCCATCCAGAAGGGCATAAACCCGCGCGAATGGACCTACGAGAACATCGAAGCCATGCGCACGCAGTTGAAGCGTATAGGCCTGTCGCTCGACTGGACGCGCGAATTCGCCACCTGCGACCCCGAATATTACCATCAGCAGCAGCGCATCTTTCTCGCCTTCCGTGAGAAGGGGCTCGTCTACCGCAAGAAGAGCAAGGTGAACTGGGACCCGGTCGATCACACCGTGCTCGCGAACGAGCAGGTTATCGACGGTCGCGGCTGGCGCTCTGGCGCGCTCGTCGAGCAGAAAGAGCTGGCGCAATGGTTCTTCAAGATCACGCACTACGCTGACGATTTGCTCGATGGCCTCGATACGCTCGACAAGTGGCCCGACAAGGTGCGCCTCATGCAGCGGAACTGGATCGGCAAGAGCCAGGGCCTGCTCATGCGCTTCAACCTGTCCGGCGAAAAGGTGCCCGCCGATTTCGGAAGCGTGCAGGTATTCACCACGCGGCCCGACACGATCTTCGGCGCGAGCTTCATCGGCATCTCGCCCGAGCATCCGCTCGCGAAGGAACTCGCAAAGACGGACGCGAATCTCGCCGATTTCATCGAGGATTGTCGGCGCATCGGCACTGCGCAGGAGGACATCGACCGCGCGGAGAAGAAGGGCTACGACACCGGCATCGTGGCGGCGCATCCGTTCCGCTCCACCACCAAGCTGCCGGTCTATGTCGCGAACTTCATCCTGATGGACTACGGTACGGGCGCGATCTTCGGCTGCCCCGCGCATGACCAGCGCGACCTCGACTTCGCGCGGAAATATAATCTCAAGGTGAAGGCCGTTGTCATTCCGGACGACGCCGACCCGGCCGAGTTCAAGGTCGGCGACGAGGCTTATACCGGGCCGGGGCGGCTGCAAAACTCCTCCTTCCTCAACGGCATGTCCGTGGAAGATGCGAAGGAGGAAGTCGCTCAGCGTCTCGCCAAGCGCAACATGGGCGAGAAGAAAACCAGCTTCCGCCTTCGCGACTGGGGCGTGTCGCGCCAGCGCTACTGGGGCTGTCCGATCCCGGTCATCCATTGCGACAAGTGCGGCGTCGTGCCGGTGCCGGACGAGGATCTGCCGGTGCGCCTGCCGGACGACGTTTCCTTCGACAAGCCCGGCAACCCGCTGGATCATCATCCCACGTGGAAGCACGTCAAATGCCCGACCTGTGGCGGCAAGGCGACGCGGGAAACGGATACGTTCGACACCTTCGTGGATAGTTCGTGGTATTTCGCGCGCTTTACCGCGCCGCATGCCGCCGAGCCGGTGGAAAGCGCGCAGGCGGACTATTGGCTGCCCGTCGATCAGTATATCGGCGGCGTGGAGCACGCGATCCTGCATCTTCTCTATGCGCGGTTCTTCACGCGAGCGATGAAGGATTGCGGCTATCTTGGGCTTGCTGAGCCGTTCAATGCGCTATTCACGCAAGGCATGGTGCTGCACGAAACCTATTTCGACGAGAAGCAGAACTGGCTCGCCCCCGACGAGGTCAAGATCGAAACCGAGAACGGCGCGCGCAAGGCGTTCCGCATCGACGGCGGACAGGAGCCGATCAGCATCGGCAGCATCGAAAAGATGTCGAAGTCCAAGAAGAACACCATCGATCCCGACGTCTTCACGCAGCATTACGGCGCGGATGTTGCGCGCTGGTTCGTGCTGTCCGACAGCCCGCCGGAGCGCGATGTCGTCTGGACCGAGGAAGGCGTGCAGGGCGCGTGGCGGTTCACGCAGCGCGTCTGGCGGCTTTTGAACGAGGCGGAGCCGAGGCTTGCTGCGGCCGATGCGAAGGTGCCCGCTACGTTCTCCACGCCAGCGCAAGGGTTGCGCCGCGCCGCGCACAAGGGCCTCGCCGCCGTCGCGGAGGAGATCGAGGGGCTGCGCTTCAACCGTGCCATCGCGGCGGTCTACGAGTTCGCGAATGCGTTGCAGGCCGCGCTTCAGGACAAGAGCGCGGCGGGAGACGAGAGCTTCGGCTTCGCGCTGCGCGAGGCGAGCCTCTTCTTCGTGCACATGATCAACCCGATCATGCCGCACCTCGCCGAAGAGGGCTTTTCGCTGCTTGGCTACAACACGCTTCTCGCAAACGAACCTTGGCCGGAGGTTGAGCGAAGCTTGCTCGTTGACGATACCGTAACCATTGCCGTACAGGTGAACGGGAAACGCCGTGACGAGATCGTCGTGCCGCGCAACGCGGATCGCGCGGACCTCGAAGCGGCGGCGCTTCGCCTCGAAAGCGTCGCTCGGGCAGTGGACGGTAGGCCGATCAAAAAGGTGATCGTGGTTCCCGAAAGGATTGTCAATGTCGTGGCTTGAAATCTCGAAAAACGGCAATCGGCTTCGCAGGGGGGCAGGGCTTGCCGTGATCGCGGGTTTCCTCGCTTTCGGTTCAGCCGGGTGCGGGTTTCATCCGATGTACGGAACGCCGACGGCCGGCGGGCACGACCTCACCGAGATGATGAAGCGCGTCGAGATCGCCGCAATTTCGAGCCGCACAGGCCAGAAACTCCGCAACGAGCTTCTCTTCGGGACGACCGGAGGCGGCGGCACGCTTGCGCCCGTCTACCGCCTCGACATCGCGCTGCGCGAAAGCTATCGCAATACGCTCGTGACGCAGGCGGGCAATCCGACGGGCCGCATCTTGCAGCTCGACGCCGAGTTCCGCCTCGTTCGCCTCGCGGATAATGAAACCGTGTTCAAGGGCGCGAGCACGTCCGAAGCAGCGTACGACCTTGCGGGTTCGACGGGTAATGCGGGCTCGATCTATGGCGACACACGCGCCGCGCTCAACGCGCAGAACCGCGCAGCGCGCACGCTCGCGGACACGCTGAAGACGCGCCTCGCGGCTTATCTCTCTCGCGACGCGTAGGCGTAGGCACTGCACCCGGCGCGCGTCGTTCGACCAAGCGGGTTGACCAACGCGCAGGCTCGGCGCAAATTCGGGCGGCTGAAGCTCGTCTCTAACCGGGCCAGAAGTTTGCCATGGTCGCGCCAGGCGCCGCATCGCTCACCAAATTCCTCGCCGCTCCGCCGCCCGCGATAGGCGGCTTCCTGTTCTACGGCTCGGACGCGCTCCAGATCGCCGCGCGTGCCGAAGCCCTTAGCCGCGCGCTCCTGAAAAAGCTCGGTCCCGACGCCGAACTCGCCCGCTTGCACGACACCGACCTCGCAGCCGATCCCGACCGCGTCATAGTGGAACTGACCACGCGTTCGCTGTTCGGCGGAACGCGCATCGTCTGGCTGACGTCGCTACCAGCAAAGGCGCAGGCGATTGTGCAGGATGCCATCGCGCGGCCTTTCGACGGCGCCTTCCTCATCGCGCAAGCGCCGGATATGAAGAAGAGCCACAAGCTTGCGCAGAGCTTCGAGGCCGCGCCGTATCTCGCGGCGATCGCGTGCTATGGCGAAGATCGCGACAGCGTCGTCGCGGGGATCCGCCATCAGGCCGCCGAGGCCGGTTACGAGATCGATGGCGAAGCGGCGGCGCTCGTGGCGGCGCGCTGCGATTGTTCGGCGTTGCTCGCGCGCGCCGAAACCGAGAAACTCATCACCTATGCCGGAGAAGATCGCTGCATTACCGCCGCGCAGGTTGAAGACTGCTTGAACGATCAGCAGACCGCGGGCCTGTCCGACATCGTGGACGCGGCGCTTGACGGCGACGGCCGCAAGGCGATCCTAGCGTTCGAGCGCTATATGGCGGCGGAGGCGAATGTGTCGCCCGTCTTCGTGGTGCTCGCGTCGAGCCTGCTCCGTCTGCACGCGCTGCGCGCCGCCGTCGATGCGGGCGCTTCGCCGATGCAGGCCATCAAGGAGCTGCGACCGCCGGTGTTTTTCAAACAGCAGGATGCGCTCGCGGCCCAGGTGCGCAAATGGACGGTGCCTGCGTTGGCGGCGCGACTTGGCGACCTCAATGCCGCGCTGCGCGACACGCGCCTGAAGCCCGCGCTTGCCGAGGATATCGCCGCGCGCTTTCTGCTCACCGTCGCGAAGGAAGCGCGCGCCGCAAGCCGCCGATAGCCGAATGAGCGCGAATGGCCCGAACTGCGGCCGCGCTCGCAAGGAGCATGACATGACATCGCAATCGCCGATCTGGCACCCCTTCACGCAACACGCGCTTCAGCCCGTCATGACGAAGATCGCGCGAAGCGAGGGCGCGTGGCTCGAAACCGAGGATGGCCGCCGCATCTATGACGGCATCGCGTCGTGGTGGGTCATCACGCACGGGCACAATCATCCGCCCATCATGGAGGCGATCCGCGCGCAGGCGGGTGTGCTGGATCAGCTCATTTTCGCGGGCTTCACGCACGGACCGGCGGAGGAAGTGGCGCGACGGCTCGTCGAGATCGCGCCGGACGGGCTGGCGCACGTCTTTTTCTCGGATAGCGGCTCCACCTCGATTGAAGTCGCGCTGAAGATGGCGCTCGGCTTCTTTGTTCATCGCGGCGAGAAGCGGACGCGCGTGGTGGCGTTGGAGCACGCCTATCACGGCGACACCATCGGCTGCATGTCGGTGGGCGCGCGCGGCGTGTTCAACGATCCGTACGGGCCGCTGCTGTTCGAGGTCGAGCGCATTCCCTACCCCGCGCCAGGCCGCGAGCAGGAAGCGTTCGACGCGTTCGAGGCCGTGTGCCGCCGCGATCCGCCCGCCGCGATCATCGTGGAGCCGCTGATCCTCGGCTCCGGCGGCATGCTCTTTTATACGCCCGCCGCCCTGCGCGAGCTTCACCGCATCGCGAAGGCCTATGGCGTGCTCTTCATCGCCGACGAGGTGATGACGGGCTTCGGCCGCACGGGCACGCTGTTCGCGTGCGAGCAGGCGGGCATCGCGCCCGACATCATGTGCCTCGCGAAGGGGCTGACGGG of Rhodomicrobium vannielii ATCC 17100 contains these proteins:
- a CDS encoding adenosylmethionine--8-amino-7-oxononanoate transaminase, which encodes MTSQSPIWHPFTQHALQPVMTKIARSEGAWLETEDGRRIYDGIASWWVITHGHNHPPIMEAIRAQAGVLDQLIFAGFTHGPAEEVARRLVEIAPDGLAHVFFSDSGSTSIEVALKMALGFFVHRGEKRTRVVALEHAYHGDTIGCMSVGARGVFNDPYGPLLFEVERIPYPAPGREQEAFDAFEAVCRRDPPAAIIVEPLILGSGGMLFYTPAALRELHRIAKAYGVLFIADEVMTGFGRTGTLFACEQAGIAPDIMCLAKGLTGGVIPLAVTLATHEIFEAHYSPDRARMFFHSSSFTANPIACAAAAANLRVWRDEPVRERIAGLVAAQAERVARLKDHAGFADARSLGTIAAMDLRVKDAGYLAGIAQKLMEFFLSRGLLLRPLGNTVYIMPPYCTTPSELDVVYAAIEEAAALV
- the holA gene encoding DNA polymerase III subunit delta, producing MVAPGAASLTKFLAAPPPAIGGFLFYGSDALQIAARAEALSRALLKKLGPDAELARLHDTDLAADPDRVIVELTTRSLFGGTRIVWLTSLPAKAQAIVQDAIARPFDGAFLIAQAPDMKKSHKLAQSFEAAPYLAAIACYGEDRDSVVAGIRHQAAEAGYEIDGEAAALVAARCDCSALLARAETEKLITYAGEDRCITAAQVEDCLNDQQTAGLSDIVDAALDGDGRKAILAFERYMAAEANVSPVFVVLASSLLRLHALRAAVDAGASPMQAIKELRPPVFFKQQDALAAQVRKWTVPALAARLGDLNAALRDTRLKPALAEDIAARFLLTVAKEARAASRR
- the leuS gene encoding leucine--tRNA ligase — protein: MAQERYNAPEREKHWQGIWEEQQTFLTSTDRSRPKYYVLEMFPYPSGRIHVGHVRNYTMGDVVARYKRARGFNVLHPFGWDAFGLPAENAAIQKGINPREWTYENIEAMRTQLKRIGLSLDWTREFATCDPEYYHQQQRIFLAFREKGLVYRKKSKVNWDPVDHTVLANEQVIDGRGWRSGALVEQKELAQWFFKITHYADDLLDGLDTLDKWPDKVRLMQRNWIGKSQGLLMRFNLSGEKVPADFGSVQVFTTRPDTIFGASFIGISPEHPLAKELAKTDANLADFIEDCRRIGTAQEDIDRAEKKGYDTGIVAAHPFRSTTKLPVYVANFILMDYGTGAIFGCPAHDQRDLDFARKYNLKVKAVVIPDDADPAEFKVGDEAYTGPGRLQNSSFLNGMSVEDAKEEVAQRLAKRNMGEKKTSFRLRDWGVSRQRYWGCPIPVIHCDKCGVVPVPDEDLPVRLPDDVSFDKPGNPLDHHPTWKHVKCPTCGGKATRETDTFDTFVDSSWYFARFTAPHAAEPVESAQADYWLPVDQYIGGVEHAILHLLYARFFTRAMKDCGYLGLAEPFNALFTQGMVLHETYFDEKQNWLAPDEVKIETENGARKAFRIDGGQEPISIGSIEKMSKSKKNTIDPDVFTQHYGADVARWFVLSDSPPERDVVWTEEGVQGAWRFTQRVWRLLNEAEPRLAAADAKVPATFSTPAQGLRRAAHKGLAAVAEEIEGLRFNRAIAAVYEFANALQAALQDKSAAGDESFGFALREASLFFVHMINPIMPHLAEEGFSLLGYNTLLANEPWPEVERSLLVDDTVTIAVQVNGKRRDEIVVPRNADRADLEAAALRLESVARAVDGRPIKKVIVVPERIVNVVA